One Elgaria multicarinata webbii isolate HBS135686 ecotype San Diego chromosome 7, rElgMul1.1.pri, whole genome shotgun sequence DNA window includes the following coding sequences:
- the LOC134401234 gene encoding cleavage and polyadenylation specificity factor subunit 7-like: MSEGVNLIDICADEEFNQDSEFRNADQMDLYDDVLAASSQLSERCTSSSEPPPESGQEQSPKPNSKSPAILYTYSGLHNKRAAVYVGSFSWWTTDQQLTRIIHSVGVYDVVEVKFAENRANGQSKGYAEVVVASENSVHKLLELLPGKILNGDKMEVKLATRQNLAHYVKPSLLHTQPNIIQGWRPVHCSDTKAAGKVSLGWKI, encoded by the exons ATGTCAGAAGGAGTGAACCTCATAGATATCTGTGCTGACGAGGAGTTCAACCAGGACTCTGAGTTTAGGAATGCTGACCAGATGGATCTATATGACGATGTGCTAGCTGCCAGCTCACAACTTTCTGAACGTTGCACTAGCAGCTCTGAACCACCACCTGAAAGCGGCCAAGAGCAGTCTCCCAAGCCAAACAGTAAATCACCCGCTATCCTGTATACCTACAGTGGGCTACATAATAAGAGAGCTGCTGTTTATGTGGGCAGCTTCTCTTGGTGGACAACTGACCAGCAGCTGACTCGAATCATCCACTCTGTGGGTGTTTATGATGTGGTGGAAGTCAAGTTTGCTGAGAACAGAGCTAATGGCCAGTCCAAAGGGTATGCAGAAGTGGTGGTTGCCTCAGAGAACTCTGTCCACAAACTTCTGGAGCTGCTACCAGGCAAGATTCTCAATGGAGATAAGATGGAAGTGAAATTGGCTACCCGGCAGAACCttgcaca CTATGTGAAGCCAAGCCTCTTGCACACCCAGCCGAACATCATCCAAGGGTGGAGACCTGTGCACTGCAGTGATACTAAAGCAGCAGGGAAGGTTTCCCTGGGCTGGAAGATATGA